The Sphingobacteriales bacterium nucleotide sequence TTGCTTTTCCATTCCCAAGCATGTTCTAAAAACTCTTTTCTACTTAAATCTTTTTTTTCAATTCCTTTTTCTTTTAGTAATGCAACTACCTTTGCTTCTGTTGCAATAGATGCGTGGTCTGTGCCTGGAACCCAACATGCGTTTTTTCCTTGCATGCGCGCACGTCTAATCAATACATCTTGTATAGTATTGTTGAGCATGTGTCCCATGTGCAAAACGCCTGTTACGTTTGGTGGTGGAATTACAATTGTATATGGTTCTCTCTCGTCTGGCTCAGAATGAAAATATCCTTTTTCCATCCAGTGTTTGTACCATTTTTGCTCTATCTCGTTTTGGTTTATATTTTTAGGTAGTTCCATCATCTGAATTAAAGTTGCAATTTATATAAAAATGCAAATTTAATCATTTAGATTACTAATGAAAATTCTAATTTAAAATGAAATGTTTTGATAATGTATGTGTTCTAATTTATGAGATTTAGTTTGTGCTTATTGGCGTTACTGTAAAGCCTTTGTTTTGTAATAGTTTTATTAAACCATTTTTGCCTGCAAGATGACCAGCGCCAACAGCAAAAAAACTTGTTTTTTTGCTTGCAATTTGTTCAATTTTTGCTATCCATTTTTCGTTTCTATCGTCTAATAATATTATCTTATAAATGCTCATATCGCCAGTAAAATTATTTTCAAATTGCTCGTTTAAATAATTTAAATCTTGTTTTTTATAAGCTTGAACCATTTCATTATACTGTGTGATTTGTTCATCGTAGTTGTGTAGGTTTTTTACTAAGTTTTGATATTGTAATTTTAGCGGAATACTATCGATAATTGCTAATTGTTCTTCAAATTTTTCCAATCCAATTTTTCCAATATTATTTTCGGATGCTAAATCATTTAATTCATTTTCGTAAACTTTTTTATTTTCTCCAATGATGCTTAATAAGATAAATTGTTCTACATAAAATGGTTTAAGCTTTGTGTATACATTTTCAAAAATTGCTTTGCTCATGCCAAATTTTTCAATTAAAAATTCTTCTAAATCATTGTATTCTTTATCAGAAATAAAGTCCTTGATGTTTTTGTCTTCTGGTAATAAACTTAATTCTGTTAGTTTTGCTTCATTTATCTCAGTCAAGTCTAGTTCCATAACTAATTGCTCACATGCTTTAAGTTTTTTTATGGTATTCTTCCCAATAAAAAAATCATCATATGGTATTGCATGGATAGTGCCAAATAGATATGATGGTGCTTTAAGATTATTGCCTGATATTTCCCACAGAATAGAATTTTGATTAGGTAAAGTTGTTTTGTTACTTTTTTTAGATTTCTCTGTTGCAGATAAAAGTTGTATGGCAAACATCATGATAATAAAAGCATTAGATTTCATTGTCTTTTTTTACAAATTTAATGTATTATGGAATACCAAATTATTTCTAAACATTTTTTAAGAATTTTATTTTGCTAAGTATAAATTAAGGTATGATATTTGACAACTTACTTTTTATGCGAAATAGTATATTCATATTTGTTGCTTTAATTTTATTTTCTTTTACACCTACAAAAGATGAGCCATATGTTTTATGGAACAAAGAAAGAAAATTACTATGGTCAGATTTTAATGCAAAGCCAAATAATCTTGGTGCAGAAGCAGCCATGACTTCATCTTCTATAGAATTTGGCTATTCTGCAACAAACACAAAATATCAATTTCAAATTATAAGTAAGTTTTTCCCCAATCTTTCTTGGAGTATAAAGAGCAAGCAATCAAATTATATTTTACAACACGAACAGTTGCATTTTGATATTACAGAACTGTACACGAGAAAACTTATAAAAAGTATTCAGGATAATGTAAAAACAAAAAAAGATGTAAATAAAATTAGTGTGCTTGTACAGAAAAATATGAGTGATTGGAATAAAGATCAGGATTTATATGATAAGGAAACAAAACACAGCATCAATACTGAAAAACAAGCATATTGGAATGAATACGTTAATTCACAATTGGACTCAATGCAGAAATATACAAATTATAAGTTTGTGAAAATTTTAAAATAAATTCTGTTTGCTATTAATTTCTGATTCATATCCAATATCAACTAATAGGTTATTACTATCAGCAGCAGTTGTAGCTAAAAAATCACATCTTTCATTTTCTTTATGCTCATTGTGTCCTTTTATCCAAGTAAATTTTATTTGATGTTTTTTGTATGATGCATAAAATCTCAACCAAAGGTCTTTGTTCTTCTTTTTAGCAAAGTCAGGTTTCTTTAGCCAAGAAAATAACCAAGATTTTTCTACACTATCTACTACATATTTTGAGTCAGAAAATATTGTAATATTCTGCCCATCTTTTTTTATTGCTTCTAAGCCAATAATACATGCCAAAAGTTCCATTCTATTGTTTGTTGTTAGCCTGAAGCCTTCACTAATTTCTTTGTAATGTTGTCCTAAACGCAAAATTACACCATATCCACCTTTCCCAGGATTTCCTCTTGCGGCACCATCTGTGTAAATTTCAATCATTATTTTGAGTATCTTGCAAATCTATTCATAATTAGTAATATGACCAAGAAAGAAAAGGCATCTTTTGTTGTAGATATATTAAATCAATTATTTCCAGAAACACCAATACCATTGGATCACAAAGATGCATACACCATGTTGATAGCTGTCTTGCTTTCAGCACAATGCACAGATGAACGCGTAAATAAAATAACACCATTGTTGTTTAAGAAAGCAGATACACCAAAAAAATGATACAACTTTCTGTAGAAGAAATTAAAGAAATAATTAGACCATGTGGTTTGTCTCCACAAAAATCAAAAGCAATATATGAGTTGTCAAAAATTTTAGTAGAACAATATAATTCTAATGTTCCAAGTACATTTGAGGCATTAGAAGCATTGCCGGGTGTTGGACACAAAACTGCATCTGTTGTGATGAGCCAGATTTTTGGCTATCCAGCTTTTCCAGTAGATACACATATTCACAGGCTTGCTTATCGTTGGGGTTTGAGTAATGGCAAGAGCGTAACACAGACAGAAAAAGATTTAAAGCATATATTTAATGAAAATTTATGGAATAAATTACATTTGCAAATTATATATTATGGTAGAACATATTGTAAGGCAAGACAACATATAGTAGAGAATTGTGTAATGTGTAAAAATATTGGAGTTAAGAGCAGAATTTAATTTTTTTTATTATCTTTATCCGAAACTAATCTTAATTTAATATTATGAGTAGAAAAAAAATATTGTTATTTACTTTAGTAGTAACTTTTGTATTACAAACTCAAAATTCATTCGCACAAAAAAAGAAAAACTTTGGTGGCGATGATGCAAGTGGTCATGCTGTTGGTATATCTTTAGGGCCAGCATGGGCATTAACTGATTTAGGTGGTGCTAATAAAATTAGTACACCATTTATAAAAGATTTAGATTTCCCAGGTACAAAATTTGGATTATCTGCTTTTTATAAATATCACATAAATGAATGGGTTGCTGTTAGAGCAAATTTAATGTGGGCTATGTTGCATGGAGATGATAGATTTATTAGTGGACCAGATGTTTATGCAGTACATAGTGATGTAAATGATGCATTTTTTAGAAAAGTAAGAAATCTAGATTTTAAAACTCATTTGTTTCAAATAAATGCTATGGCAGAAGTAAATTTGAAGAAATACGATCCAAGAGCATATGGAAAAGGAGATAAATTGAGATGGGCACCATATGTAGGTGGTGGTGTAGGAATGTTTTTCTTTAATCCATGGACTAAAACATTTGATGCAACCAATGTAGCTGATAATCCATATATTTCAACAGCTGAGGCTACAGCATTAGAAGAATATAATGGTAAAAAGATTAAACTTAGAAAATTAGCTACAGAAGGAAGTTCATATAAACCAATTAATTTTAATTTATCTGCGATGTTAGGTATTAAGTTTAATGTTTCAGAAAGAATTTCAGTAGCATTAGAAGGTTGGTATCATCAAACATTTACGGATAGATTAGATGATGTGGATGGAAATTATCCAAATTTAGATGTATATACTGCAATGACACCATTACAAAAAGCAATGTCTGTAAGATATTATGAAATTGCTTCTGATATAGATCCAAATGGTTACTATAGTGCAAGTATATGGTCTGGAAATACAGGACAAGAAAGAGGCGATAATAATATTACGGATGCTAAAGGTAAAAATGACCAGTTTTTTAATATACATGCAACAGTAACTATTAACTTGTTAAGAAACAATAAAGGTAAATCATTTGGTTGTGGAAGTAGGAATCCATACAATCATAAATTTAGTTGCCCAAAATGGTAATATAACTTTTAATATAATTTTATTGGAAAGGCTGTCAATTTTGACAGCCATTCTTTTTTTAACAAAAGTATAGTTTCTTGCAACTCATATTGCATATATTTGAAAGAAATACTTATGTCTGATAAAAATTCTTTCTTTAGTTTATCTAATTATTTCAGTTTATACAATCAATTCTTGGATACGCCAATTGCCAAGTCATTAAATCTTAGAAAAATATCTGAAAAATTTGTTTATGAAGGCGCAAAAAATGGTGTAAAAATCGCCTCGAAAACTTCTACAATTTTTAAATCAAATAACAAACAACCCGAAAGATTAAATCCAAAATCTAGTAATAATGTTTTTGACTTAAATTATAATGAAGAGCAAATAATTATTCAAGAAACTATCCAGCAGTTTGCACAAAAAATGAGAGTTGATGCAGAAAAAACAGATGAAGCTGGAAAAATATCAGATGATTTGTGGCAATCTTATCATGAATTGCAGCTACCATACATGCAAACACCAGAGCGTTTAGGTGGAATTATGCAAGAAAAATCAACTGTAACTCAAATGTTGATAATAGAAAATTTAGCACATGGAGATTTGGGAATGACTTATGCGTTTTATACAAGCAATAGTGTATTAAATGCAATTGTTGAGTTTGGAACAAATGCGCAACAAGAAGAATTAGTTCCAAAGTTTCTAAGTGATACACCAATGATAGCTACAATTGCTGTTAATGAACCAACACCATTATTTTCTCCATTTGAACTGAGTACAAAAGCCACAAAAAACGAAGAAAATTACATTTTAAATGGTATAAAAAATATGGTACCACTTGGCAAGCAAGCAGAATATCTTTTAGTTGCTGCTCAAGATGAAAGTAATAGCATAAAAATATTCATTGTTGCAACAAATCAAAATGGTTTAGAAATAACTACAGATAAGAGTATGGGACTTAACTCAGCAGAATTATGTACTGTTAAATTAGATAATGTTGTCGTACATGCATCTGCAATATTAGGTGATGATAGTTTTAATTATGATAAGTTTATAACGTACAGTAGATTAGGTTGGTGTGCTTTAGCAGTTGGTTGTTGCCAAGCAGTTTTGGATTATGTAATACCATATGCAAATGATAGATATGCATTTGGTGAGCCAATAAGCAACAGGCAAGCAGTTGCATTTATGATTGCAGATATGAAAATTGAATTGGATAGTATGCGCATTTTGTTGCAAAGAGCTGTTGCATTAGCAGAACAAGATAAAGATTTCTCCAAACAAGCATATTTGGCATATATATTATGTTCTGAAAAATCTATGCAGATAGGCACAAATGGCGTGCAACTATTGGGAGGACATGGATATGTTCGAGATTTTCCAGTAGAAAGATGGTATAGAGATTTAAGAGCAGTATCTATTTGTACAAATGGATTACATATTTAATTAAATTATTTTAATAATAAACATATGAATTTAGAAATACCAAAAAAGTTTTATGCATTACAGAATGCAGCAACTTTAGTAGCAAAAAATATATTTAGACCAATTTCAAGAAAATACGATGTAGCTGAACATGATTATCCAGTTGAGCTAGATTTATTAGCATCTGGACTTAATGGATTGAATGATGGCTCAGATGCACCAATTGGTGGCACAAATGCAAAGTCTGACTCAAACACTGATGCAGTGAAGAATGGTGCTAATATGGCTAACTGTGTTAATATTCAAGCGTTATGCTACGGTGATGTTGGATTGTTATTGTCAATACCAGGACAAGGTTTAGGCAATGCAGCAATTAATGCTGTAGCAAATAAAGAACAATTAGAAAAATTCTCAAAATCTTGGGCAGCAATGGCAATTACAGAACCCAATTGTGGTTCAGATTCTTCTGCAATAACTACCACAGCAACAAAAGATGGCGATGATTATATTTTAAATGGCGAAAAATATTTGTTACAGCAGGCGAACGTGCCAATGCTGTTGTAGTTTGGGCTACATTAGATAAAAATATTGGAAAAGCTGCAATCAAATCTTTTGTGGTAGAAAAAGGCACACCAGGAATGGAAATTGCTCGCTTAGAAAAAAAATTAGGCATTCGCGCATCAGATACAGCAGCAATTACATTTACAGATTGTAGAGTGCCAGCAAAAAATCTTTTAGGTACTGCCGAAATTGATGTGAAAAAAGGATTTGGTGGTGTAATGGAAACATTTGATAACACTAGACCATTTGTGGCATCAATGGCAAATGGTGTAGCAGAAGCATGTATTGAAAGAACTAAAGAATTATTAAAAGAAAAAGTAAATTTAGATTATAAAACACCAATTAATAATACCAAAACAATAGAAGCTGAGCTATATAAAATGGAAGCCGAATATGAAGCAACAAGATTATTGACTCTAAAAGCATGGATGGCTGATAATAGAAAGCCAAACTCTTTAGAAGCTTCTATTTGTAAAGC carries:
- a CDS encoding acyl-CoA dehydrogenase family protein codes for the protein MSDKNSFFSLSNYFSLYNQFLDTPIAKSLNLRKISEKFVYEGAKNGVKIASKTSTIFKSNNKQPERLNPKSSNNVFDLNYNEEQIIIQETIQQFAQKMRVDAEKTDEAGKISDDLWQSYHELQLPYMQTPERLGGIMQEKSTVTQMLIIENLAHGDLGMTYAFYTSNSVLNAIVEFGTNAQQEELVPKFLSDTPMIATIAVNEPTPLFSPFELSTKATKNEENYILNGIKNMVPLGKQAEYLLVAAQDESNSIKIFIVATNQNGLEITTDKSMGLNSAELCTVKLDNVVVHASAILGDDSFNYDKFITYSRLGWCALAVGCCQAVLDYVIPYANDRYAFGEPISNRQAVAFMIADMKIELDSMRILLQRAVALAEQDKDFSKQAYLAYILCSEKSMQIGTNGVQLLGGHGYVRDFPVERWYRDLRAVSICTNGLHI
- a CDS encoding DUF922 domain-containing protein — its product is MRNSIFIFVALILFSFTPTKDEPYVLWNKERKLLWSDFNAKPNNLGAEAAMTSSSIEFGYSATNTKYQFQIISKFFPNLSWSIKSKQSNYILQHEQLHFDITELYTRKLIKSIQDNVKTKKDVNKISVLVQKNMSDWNKDQDLYDKETKHSINTEKQAYWNEYVNSQLDSMQKYTNYKFVKILK
- a CDS encoding TraB/GumN family protein; this encodes MKSNAFIIMMFAIQLLSATEKSKKSNKTTLPNQNSILWEISGNNLKAPSYLFGTIHAIPYDDFFIGKNTIKKLKACEQLVMELDLTEINEAKLTELSLLPEDKNIKDFISDKEYNDLEEFLIEKFGMSKAIFENVYTKLKPFYVEQFILLSIIGENKKVYENELNDLASENNIGKIGLEKFEEQLAIIDSIPLKLQYQNLVKNLHNYDEQITQYNEMVQAYKKQDLNYLNEQFENNFTGDMSIYKIILLDDRNEKWIAKIEQIASKKTSFFAVGAGHLAGKNGLIKLLQNKGFTVTPISTN
- a CDS encoding outer membrane beta-barrel protein, whose protein sequence is MSRKKILLFTLVVTFVLQTQNSFAQKKKNFGGDDASGHAVGISLGPAWALTDLGGANKISTPFIKDLDFPGTKFGLSAFYKYHINEWVAVRANLMWAMLHGDDRFISGPDVYAVHSDVNDAFFRKVRNLDFKTHLFQINAMAEVNLKKYDPRAYGKGDKLRWAPYVGGGVGMFFFNPWTKTFDATNVADNPYISTAEATALEEYNGKKIKLRKLATEGSSYKPINFNLSAMLGIKFNVSERISVALEGWYHQTFTDRLDDVDGNYPNLDVYTAMTPLQKAMSVRYYEIASDIDPNGYYSASIWSGNTGQERGDNNITDAKGKNDQFFNIHATVTINLLRNNKGKSFGCGSRNPYNHKFSCPKW
- the rnhA gene encoding ribonuclease HI, whose protein sequence is MIEIYTDGAARGNPGKGGYGVILRLGQHYKEISEGFRLTTNNRMELLACIIGLEAIKKDGQNITIFSDSKYVVDSVEKSWLFSWLKKPDFAKKKNKDLWLRFYASYKKHQIKFTWIKGHNEHKENERCDFLATTAADSNNLLVDIGYESEINSKQNLF